The proteins below are encoded in one region of Salmo salar chromosome ssa02, Ssal_v3.1, whole genome shotgun sequence:
- the LOC106584688 gene encoding endothelin-2 — MSAHASLFLLITVCVSMQEGSGHPLSERPKSSDLAPPHRVRTKRCACNNQLDSECHYFCHLDIIWVNTPSKTTVYGLGSPLSRRRRSAGRCVCADSDDHTCTSFCLDSSDNSSPQSAIKSSRANLLTFLRSMVRASERTRGWAFPPRKEAARAPGLDER, encoded by the exons ATGTCAGCACACGCCAGCCTCTTCCTTCTCATCaccgtgtgtgtgtccatgcaggAAG GTTCTGGACATCCACTGTCAGAGAGGCCTAAATCCAGTGATCTGGCTCCACCTCACAGAGTGCGGACCAAACGCTGTGCTTGCAACAACCAGCTGGACTCTGAATGCCACTACTTTTGCCATCTCGACATCATCTGGGTCAACACACCAAG TAAGACCACTGTTTACGGCTTGGGCAGCCCTCTGTCACGTCGCCGTAGGTCCGCTGGTCGCTGTGTGTGTGCAGACTCTGACGACCACACCTGCACCAGCTTCTGTCTGGACAG CTCAGATAACTCTTCACCCCAGAGTGCCATTAAGAGCTCCCGTGCCAACCTGTTGACTTTCCTTAG ATCTATGGTCAGAGCCTCTGAGAGAACCAGGGGATGGGCCTTCCCACCCAGGAAGGAAGCAGCTAGGGCCCCTGGGCTTGATGAGCGCTAA